A region from the Thermus thermamylovorans genome encodes:
- the speD gene encoding S-adenosylmethionine decarboxylase yields the protein MEAVPGGRWVAEIYGCDLEVLENPKMVEAALLDAVMRLGAPRGSAQSVVYKFHPQGLSAAVVSPVAAVMIHTWPEDGASAALDLYFYRDGVDPEEVLKGLSRAFGAKEESAFRYWRGTEHAIRRRAFGGQQGG from the coding sequence GTGGAAGCGGTGCCGGGCGGGCGCTGGGTGGCGGAGATCTACGGGTGTGACCTGGAGGTGCTGGAAAACCCCAAGATGGTGGAGGCAGCCCTCCTGGACGCGGTGATGCGCCTGGGGGCCCCCAGGGGCTCGGCCCAGTCCGTGGTCTACAAGTTTCACCCCCAGGGGCTTTCGGCGGCGGTGGTGAGCCCGGTGGCCGCGGTGATGATCCACACCTGGCCCGAGGACGGGGCCTCGGCCGCCCTGGACCTCTACTTCTACCGGGACGGGGTAGACCCGGAGGAGGTCCTGAAGGGCCTCTCCCGGGCCTTCGGGGCCAAGGAGGAGTCGGCCTTCCGCTACTGGCGGGGAACGGAACACGCCATCCGGCGCCGGGCCTTTGGCGGCCAGCAGGGAGGTTGA
- the speE gene encoding polyamine aminopropyltransferase gives MDYGMYFFEHLTPYETLVRRMERVVAAGRTRYQDYFLFETRGFGKVLVLDKDVQSTERDEYVYHETLVHPAMLAHPEPRTVLIVGGGEGATLREALKHPTVERAVMVDIDGELVEVAKRHMPEWHQGAFDDPRTVLIIEDARAYLEHTQETYDAIIIDLTDPVGEDNPARLLYTVEFYRLVKAHLNPGGVMGMQAGMVLLSHHRVHPVVHRTVREAFRYVRSYKNHVPGFFLNFGFLLASDAFDPAAFSEGVMEARIRERGLALRHLTAPYLEALFVLPKDLQEALDRETLVSTDTSPFYVTPEGEARQAPYPG, from the coding sequence ATGGACTACGGCATGTACTTCTTCGAACACCTCACCCCCTACGAAACCCTGGTGCGGCGGATGGAGCGGGTGGTGGCCGCGGGCCGCACCCGATACCAGGACTACTTCCTCTTCGAGACCCGGGGCTTCGGCAAGGTGCTGGTCCTGGACAAGGACGTGCAGAGCACGGAAAGGGACGAGTACGTCTACCACGAGACCCTGGTCCACCCCGCCATGCTGGCCCATCCCGAGCCCAGGACGGTCCTCATCGTGGGGGGCGGGGAAGGGGCCACCCTGCGGGAGGCCCTCAAGCACCCCACGGTGGAGCGGGCGGTGATGGTGGACATCGACGGGGAGCTGGTGGAGGTGGCCAAGCGGCATATGCCCGAGTGGCATCAGGGAGCCTTCGACGACCCCAGGACAGTCCTGATCATCGAGGACGCCCGGGCTTATCTAGAGCACACCCAGGAAACATACGATGCCATCATCATCGACCTCACGGACCCCGTGGGGGAAGACAACCCCGCCAGGCTCCTCTACACGGTGGAGTTCTACCGCCTGGTGAAGGCCCACCTGAACCCGGGCGGGGTCATGGGCATGCAGGCGGGGATGGTCCTGCTCAGCCACCACCGGGTGCACCCCGTGGTCCACCGCACGGTGCGGGAGGCCTTCCGCTACGTGCGCAGCTACAAGAACCACGTCCCGGGCTTCTTCCTCAACTTCGGCTTCCTCCTGGCCTCGGATGCCTTCGACCCCGCCGCCTTCTCCGAGGGGGTGATGGAGGCCCGGATCCGGGAGCGGGGCCTGGCGCTCCGGCACCTCACGGCCCCCTACCTCGAGGCCCTCTTCGTCCTGCCCAAGGATCTGCAGGAGGCCCTGGACCGGGAGACCCTGGTTTCCACCGACACCAGCCCCTTCTACGTCACCCCCGAGGGGGAGGCCCGGCAGGCCCCCTACCCGGGCTAA
- a CDS encoding DsbA family protein has protein sequence MPRALVLAVLVLALLGLGWILWGPKGQRGLDPAQGARFALGREDAPVTVVDFSNYLCGFCQRHALEVLPRLKAEYIDTGKVRYLFRDFPFPGQAQVIRAGEAAACAHEQGRYALYHEVLMRAAASWGGLQGTVLDRYLLDLAGQLGLDEGAFARCLASERHRAGVLADQKLATDLGLTGTPTFFINGVRYGGFLAYEEWQRLLEQALRTP, from the coding sequence ATGCCGCGGGCTTTGGTTCTTGCGGTCCTGGTCCTGGCCCTTTTGGGCCTGGGCTGGATCCTTTGGGGCCCCAAGGGGCAGCGGGGGCTGGACCCCGCCCAGGGGGCCCGCTTCGCCCTGGGCCGGGAGGACGCCCCGGTAACCGTGGTGGACTTCTCCAACTACCTCTGCGGCTTCTGCCAGCGCCACGCCCTCGAGGTCCTACCCCGGCTCAAGGCCGAGTACATCGACACCGGCAAGGTGCGCTACCTCTTCCGGGACTTCCCCTTCCCCGGCCAAGCCCAGGTGATCCGGGCCGGGGAGGCCGCGGCCTGCGCCCACGAGCAGGGGCGCTACGCCCTCTACCACGAGGTCCTCATGCGGGCCGCCGCCTCCTGGGGTGGGCTCCAGGGAACGGTCCTGGACCGCTACCTGTTGGACCTGGCCGGCCAGCTGGGCCTGGACGAGGGCGCCTTCGCCCGCTGCCTGGCCTCCGAGCGCCACCGCGCGGGGGTCCTGGCGGACCAGAAGCTGGCCACGGACCTGGGCCTCACCGGCACCCCTACCTTCTTCATCAACGGGGTGCGGTACGGGGGCTTCCTGGCCTACGAGGAGTGGCAGCGGCTCCTGGAACAGGCCCTGAGGACCCCCTAA